One part of the Sphingobium yanoikuyae genome encodes these proteins:
- a CDS encoding ligand-binding sensor domain-containing protein: protein MKRRAIITAIAAMLLAQPGRALDPSQSISQLRHSRWTLKDGAPGNVRALAQGKDGYLWLGSSTGLYRFDGIRFERILADRDDPRRSLQVTALLAARNGDIWVGHDFGGIARYRDGHLRDANPWPAQGGVAGIVEARDGSIWVAAEARGKMLLSRYQHGRWRRYGAQQGVTDGMMGPMLAASDSSLYLALPPHLLRLAPGAARFAPLAMQVAPFAALDEDKAGRIWLADDSGIRPISGGQAAAPLDPVNTPYVTRHIHVDRQGTAWITGQNGGLARLPAGGDKVEVAAGHMPLSLAALEDREGNIWVGTETGVERYTAASLVGAGEEALVTGFVAPPRSAHIFYAGIGGVYRVGPGQRQPRLIFPRADIGVLCGDDRQLLAISLEGAFLLDLDDRGDVRRTTSVEGPLSVSCARDDRGQFWTGMDRLYRLDGKRLVPASGAAGQPGGTITLLRADGHGGLIAGRSRRGLLHIRDGEETALLPAGTSPIGSILTLRADGDQWLIGGMKGLARLEGGRLQSLGERTHPYLAGITGIARTADGWTWINGATGIVRMRSDALDKGLAQPDRPIPYQRVGQEADYRARSNLFEANDIALDRDGQLWFATDQGLAWSDPARLARNGVPPPVAIRSLRVDGRAYPLAAGSIVLPAHSGRVQIDYSALSLTNAAQNRFRYQLEGSGTGWFDAGTERQALYTNLAPGQYRFLVIAANNDGVWNRQGAALAFEIAPAFYQTRWFRILCISLILLAGWLLYRRRLHVVTERARSRVEAQLTERERIARELHDTLLQGFQGLMLRFQAVVELLPRGERARAELEGALDRAEDVLVDSRERVHSLRQELQPVAMAVRLRALLDEMVGDRLDWRVDEAGTARLVCAPVADEMMRIAREAISNSLRHAAAQTIIVELHHGTDRLSLAIIDNGIGLSEAVLAAGSREGHYGMVGMRERARRMDGAVEIISTARTGTTIRVTVPARVAYL, encoded by the coding sequence ATGAAGCGCCGGGCGATCATTACGGCGATCGCGGCCATGCTGCTGGCCCAGCCGGGGCGGGCGCTGGACCCAAGCCAGTCGATCAGCCAGTTGCGCCACAGCCGCTGGACGCTGAAGGATGGGGCGCCGGGCAATGTCCGTGCGCTGGCGCAGGGCAAGGACGGCTATCTGTGGCTGGGATCTTCGACCGGCCTCTACCGCTTTGACGGCATCCGGTTCGAGCGCATCTTGGCCGATCGCGACGACCCGCGCCGATCCTTGCAGGTCACCGCCCTGCTGGCGGCGCGCAATGGCGACATCTGGGTCGGCCATGATTTCGGCGGCATCGCCCGCTATCGCGACGGCCATCTGCGCGATGCCAATCCCTGGCCGGCGCAGGGCGGCGTCGCCGGCATCGTGGAAGCGCGCGACGGATCAATCTGGGTCGCGGCGGAAGCGCGCGGCAAGATGCTGCTGTCGCGTTACCAGCATGGCCGCTGGCGCCGCTATGGCGCGCAGCAGGGCGTGACCGACGGCATGATGGGGCCGATGCTGGCCGCGTCGGACAGCAGCCTCTACCTCGCCTTGCCGCCGCACCTGCTGCGGCTGGCGCCCGGTGCCGCCCGCTTCGCCCCGCTGGCGATGCAGGTCGCCCCCTTCGCCGCGCTGGACGAGGACAAGGCGGGCCGGATCTGGCTGGCGGACGACAGCGGCATCCGGCCGATTTCCGGCGGGCAGGCCGCGGCCCCGCTTGATCCCGTAAACACCCCCTATGTCACCCGCCATATCCATGTCGATCGCCAGGGCACGGCCTGGATCACCGGCCAGAATGGTGGCCTGGCACGGCTTCCAGCGGGCGGCGACAAGGTCGAGGTCGCGGCCGGGCACATGCCGCTGTCGCTCGCCGCGCTGGAGGACCGGGAAGGCAATATCTGGGTCGGCACCGAGACCGGGGTGGAGCGCTATACCGCCGCCAGCCTGGTCGGCGCGGGCGAGGAGGCGCTGGTGACCGGCTTCGTCGCGCCGCCGCGATCGGCCCATATCTTCTATGCCGGTATCGGCGGCGTCTACCGCGTCGGGCCGGGCCAGCGCCAGCCCCGGCTGATCTTCCCGCGCGCCGACATTGGCGTGCTGTGCGGCGATGACCGGCAATTGCTGGCGATCAGCCTCGAAGGCGCCTTCCTGCTCGACTTGGACGATCGCGGCGATGTCCGCCGGACGACGTCGGTGGAGGGGCCGCTTTCGGTCAGTTGCGCGCGCGACGATCGCGGGCAGTTCTGGACCGGGATGGACCGGCTCTACCGGCTTGACGGCAAGCGGCTGGTGCCGGCGAGCGGCGCGGCGGGGCAGCCGGGCGGCACCATCACCCTGTTGCGCGCCGATGGGCATGGCGGCCTGATCGCCGGGCGCAGCCGGCGCGGGCTGCTGCACATTCGCGATGGCGAGGAGACGGCACTGCTGCCCGCCGGGACCAGCCCGATCGGATCGATCCTGACCCTGCGGGCCGATGGCGACCAGTGGCTGATCGGCGGGATGAAGGGGTTGGCGCGCCTGGAGGGTGGCCGGTTGCAGTCATTGGGCGAACGCACCCATCCCTATCTGGCCGGGATTACCGGCATCGCCCGCACCGCCGATGGCTGGACCTGGATCAACGGCGCGACCGGTATCGTGCGGATGCGCAGCGATGCGCTCGACAAGGGCCTTGCCCAGCCCGATCGCCCCATCCCCTATCAGCGGGTCGGCCAGGAAGCCGATTATCGGGCGCGATCCAACCTGTTCGAGGCGAACGACATCGCCCTCGATCGCGACGGCCAGCTCTGGTTCGCCACCGATCAGGGCCTGGCCTGGAGCGATCCCGCCCGGCTGGCCCGCAATGGCGTGCCGCCGCCCGTGGCGATCCGGTCGCTGCGGGTCGATGGCAGGGCCTATCCGCTGGCTGCGGGCAGCATCGTCCTGCCCGCCCATAGCGGCCGGGTGCAGATCGACTATAGCGCCCTCAGCCTGACCAATGCGGCGCAGAACCGTTTCCGCTATCAGTTGGAGGGCAGCGGCACCGGCTGGTTCGATGCCGGCACGGAGCGGCAGGCGCTCTATACCAATCTGGCGCCGGGCCAATATCGCTTCCTTGTCATCGCGGCGAACAATGACGGGGTGTGGAACAGGCAGGGCGCGGCGCTCGCGTTCGAGATCGCCCCGGCCTTCTACCAGACGCGCTGGTTCCGCATCCTGTGCATCAGCCTGATCCTGCTGGCCGGCTGGCTGCTCTATCGTCGGCGCCTGCATGTCGTGACCGAACGGGCGCGCAGCCGGGTCGAGGCACAGCTGACAGAGCGCGAACGGATCGCGCGGGAACTGCACGACACGCTGTTGCAGGGGTTCCAGGGGCTGATGCTGCGCTTCCAGGCGGTGGTCGAACTGCTGCCGCGCGGCGAACGCGCCCGCGCCGAACTCGAAGGCGCGCTCGACCGGGCCGAGGATGTGCTGGTCGACAGTCGCGAGCGGGTCCATTCGCTGCGGCAGGAATTGCAGCCGGTGGCGATGGCTGTGCGTCTGCGCGCGCTGCTGGACGAGATGGTCGGCGACCGGCTGGACTGGCGTGTCGATGAGGCCGGCACCGCGCGGCTGGTCTGCGCCCCGGTCGCCGACGAGATGATGCGGATCGCGCGGGAGGCGATCAGCAACAGCTTGCGCCATGCGGCCGCGCAGACCATCATCGTCGAACTACATCATGGCACCGACCGGCTGTCGCTGGCGATCATCGATAATGGCATCGGCCTGTCCGAAGCCGTGCTGGCGGCCGGATCGCGCGAAGGCCATTATGGCATGGTCGGCATGCGCGAACGGGCGCGGCGGATGGATGGCGCGGTGGAGATCATCTCCACCGCCAGGACCGGCACGACCATCCGCGTGACCGTGCCGGCCCGTGTCGCCTATCTGTGA
- a CDS encoding VOC family protein — protein sequence MKRFAFLFAAAILMPMPVAMAKPAATADYSVGAQYDTTHVYVPEDQFDAFVTSFVATFGGTTSKQGEFQVTPTPSLTKSQLALTPAGTVSVFGFKTPIPYPFGDERTGYLVSDMDGAVASALKHGAVRRITTFPDPIGRDVVVQWAGGVNMQLYWHTAKPSYAALTSVPENRIYLTADVADRFIRDWTGFAHGRIVSDDRAAKGEEIGQPGKTIRRVAIDSGYGKITLFVSDGQLPWPYGRDMTGYEVADMDATLAKAKAAGVETLVAPQTVAGRQSAILRFPGGYIAEVHAPAAK from the coding sequence ATGAAGCGCTTCGCCTTCCTATTCGCCGCCGCCATCCTGATGCCTATGCCGGTCGCCATGGCCAAGCCTGCCGCCACCGCCGATTATTCGGTCGGCGCGCAATATGACACTACCCATGTCTATGTGCCCGAAGACCAGTTCGACGCCTTCGTCACCAGCTTCGTCGCGACCTTCGGCGGCACTACGTCGAAGCAGGGCGAGTTCCAGGTGACGCCGACGCCCAGCCTGACCAAGTCACAACTGGCGCTGACCCCGGCCGGCACCGTCTCCGTCTTCGGTTTCAAGACGCCGATCCCTTATCCCTTCGGCGATGAACGCACCGGCTATCTGGTGAGCGACATGGACGGTGCCGTCGCCTCGGCACTGAAGCATGGCGCCGTGCGCCGCATCACCACCTTCCCCGATCCCATCGGCCGCGACGTAGTGGTGCAATGGGCCGGCGGCGTGAACATGCAGCTTTACTGGCACACCGCCAAGCCCAGCTATGCCGCGCTGACCAGCGTGCCGGAAAACCGCATCTACCTGACCGCCGACGTCGCTGACCGGTTCATCAGGGACTGGACCGGCTTTGCCCATGGCAGGATCGTCTCCGACGACCGCGCCGCCAAGGGCGAGGAAATCGGCCAGCCTGGCAAGACGATCCGCCGCGTCGCGATCGACAGCGGTTATGGCAAGATAACCCTCTTCGTCTCGGACGGCCAACTGCCCTGGCCCTATGGCCGCGACATGACCGGTTATGAGGTCGCCGACATGGACGCCACGCTGGCCAAGGCGAAGGCCGCCGGCGTCGAAACATTGGTTGCGCCGCAGACGGTCGCCGGTCGCCAGAGCGCGATCCTGCGTTTCCCCGGCGGCTATATCGCCGAAGTTCATGCGCCGGCGGCCAAGTAG
- a CDS encoding aldo/keto reductase translates to MEYRQLGASGLRVPALSFGTGTFGGSGPLFGAWGHSDAQEARRLLDICLAAGITLFDTADVYSNGASEEVLGAAIKGRRDQLLISTKLGLPTGDGPNDWGVSRDRLIGGVEAALRRLGTDHIDLLQLHALDASTPVEELLATLDHLVRAGKLRHVGVSNYPGWQLMKALDAADRHGWPRFVAHQVYYSLIGRAYEADLMPLAADQGVGALVWSPLGWGRLTGKIRRSSPIPEGSRLHQTAAFAPPVEEEHLYRVVDALDEIAAETGKTVPQVALNWLLQRPTVSSVIIGARNEEQLRQNLGAVGWSLTADQVARLDRASYQMPAYPHAPYHQQAGFARLNPPLV, encoded by the coding sequence ATGGAATATCGGCAATTGGGGGCGTCGGGCCTGCGCGTGCCGGCGCTCAGTTTCGGCACCGGCACCTTCGGCGGCTCGGGGCCTTTGTTCGGCGCCTGGGGCCATAGCGACGCGCAGGAGGCGCGCCGGCTGCTCGACATCTGCCTCGCCGCCGGCATCACCCTGTTCGACACCGCCGACGTCTATTCGAACGGTGCGTCTGAAGAAGTGCTGGGCGCGGCGATCAAGGGACGGCGCGATCAGCTTCTGATCTCGACCAAGCTCGGCCTGCCGACCGGCGATGGTCCCAATGACTGGGGCGTGTCGCGCGACCGGCTGATCGGCGGCGTGGAAGCCGCGCTCCGGCGCCTTGGCACCGATCATATCGACCTGTTGCAACTCCACGCCCTCGACGCCTCGACCCCGGTCGAGGAATTGCTGGCGACGCTCGACCATCTGGTTCGCGCCGGCAAGCTGCGCCATGTCGGCGTGTCCAACTATCCCGGCTGGCAGCTGATGAAGGCGCTGGACGCGGCGGATCGCCATGGCTGGCCGCGCTTCGTCGCCCACCAGGTCTATTATTCGCTGATCGGCCGCGCCTATGAGGCCGACCTGATGCCGCTCGCCGCCGACCAGGGCGTGGGCGCGCTGGTGTGGAGCCCGCTGGGCTGGGGCCGCCTGACCGGCAAGATCCGGCGCAGCAGCCCGATCCCGGAAGGCAGCCGCCTGCACCAGACCGCCGCCTTCGCGCCGCCGGTGGAGGAGGAACATCTCTATCGCGTGGTCGACGCGCTGGACGAGATCGCGGCGGAAACCGGCAAGACGGTGCCGCAGGTCGCGCTCAACTGGCTGTTGCAGCGGCCGACCGTGTCGTCGGTCATCATCGGTGCCCGCAATGAGGAACAGTTGCGCCAGAATCTGGGTGCGGTCGGCTGGTCGCTGACCGCCGATCAGGTCGCCCGGCTCGACCGGGCCAGCTACCAGATGCCGGCCTATCCCCACGCCCCCTATCATCAACAGGCCGGCTTCGCCCGGCTGAACCCGCCGCTTGTCTGA
- a CDS encoding DoxX family protein codes for MRADRDPRFVDAILDWKPTWFIARLLLVGAYLLGGIVKLTDWPAAVAEQAHFGMNPPALWAALTIAIELIGPILILTGRMAWLGAGMLGVFTLLAAFTANAFWTMPMGQERFMATNAFFEHLGLIGGFILAALVAEQAQRRV; via the coding sequence ATGCGCGCCGACCGCGATCCCCGCTTCGTAGACGCGATCCTCGACTGGAAGCCGACCTGGTTCATCGCCCGGCTGCTGCTGGTCGGCGCCTATCTGCTGGGCGGCATCGTCAAGCTGACGGACTGGCCGGCTGCCGTTGCCGAGCAGGCGCATTTCGGCATGAACCCGCCGGCACTCTGGGCGGCGCTCACCATCGCGATCGAACTGATCGGGCCGATCCTGATCCTGACCGGCCGCATGGCCTGGCTGGGCGCGGGGATGCTGGGCGTCTTCACCCTGCTGGCCGCCTTCACCGCCAACGCCTTCTGGACGATGCCGATGGGGCAGGAGCGGTTCATGGCCACCAATGCTTTTTTCGAGCATCTGGGTCTGATCGGCGGCTTCATCCTGGCGGCGCTGGTCGCCGAACAGGCGCAGCGCCGTGTGTAA
- a CDS encoding YoaK family protein, giving the protein MPPASQSASPLPGLLLLLSATTGLVDAVSVLGLGKVFTANMTGNVVFLGFAAAQTPGFRVAPYLVALLTFFIGALVAGRVGQGLGKRPLRHWLTVAALIEAALLWIAAVVALNFHVPTLQPAAGLFAIISLTAIAMGFRNATIRQLKVPDLTTTVLTLTVTGIAADSRLAGGANPNLARRIAAIVAIFAGAAAGALMVVHMGLALPLLVSGAIVLVGTLLCVRHPAAALPHGA; this is encoded by the coding sequence ATGCCGCCAGCGTCCCAAAGCGCATCCCCCCTGCCCGGCCTGCTGTTGCTGTTGTCGGCGACCACCGGCTTGGTCGACGCGGTCAGCGTGCTGGGCCTGGGCAAGGTGTTCACCGCCAACATGACCGGCAATGTCGTGTTCTTGGGCTTCGCCGCAGCACAGACGCCGGGTTTCAGGGTGGCGCCCTATCTGGTCGCGCTGCTGACCTTCTTCATCGGCGCGCTGGTCGCCGGCCGGGTCGGCCAAGGGCTGGGCAAACGCCCGCTGCGCCACTGGCTGACGGTCGCCGCGCTGATCGAGGCGGCATTGCTGTGGATCGCGGCGGTGGTCGCGCTGAACTTCCATGTGCCGACGCTCCAGCCCGCCGCTGGCCTGTTCGCGATCATCAGCCTGACAGCGATCGCGATGGGCTTTCGCAACGCCACCATCCGGCAGTTGAAGGTGCCCGACCTTACCACCACCGTGCTGACCCTGACCGTTACCGGCATTGCGGCGGATTCCAGGCTGGCGGGCGGCGCCAATCCCAATCTCGCCCGGCGGATCGCGGCGATCGTCGCCATCTTCGCGGGCGCGGCGGCCGGCGCGCTGATGGTGGTGCATATGGGGCTGGCACTGCCGCTGCTGGTATCGGGCGCGATCGTGCTGGTCGGCACCCTGCTCTGCGTCCGCCACCCGGCGGCCGCCCTGCCTCACGGGGCCTGA
- a CDS encoding TMEM175 family protein, whose translation MNSKRLEAFTDGVIAIIITIMVLELKVPRGGSLADLAQCLPLLIAYLLSFVNVGLYWNNHHHLFQLNPRIDGRVLWANLFLLFWLSLVPFVIRWLDESAWSTGATAAYGMVLGAAAIGYFLTERAIIACNGAGSKLARALGMDWKGWGTLAIYGSAIPLSFVSRWLAVALYVLVVALWFVPDRRFARVALP comes from the coding sequence ATGAACAGCAAAAGGCTGGAGGCGTTCACCGACGGGGTGATCGCGATCATCATCACCATCATGGTGCTGGAACTGAAGGTGCCGCGCGGCGGATCGCTCGCCGATCTCGCCCAATGCCTGCCGCTGCTGATCGCCTATCTGCTCAGCTTCGTGAATGTCGGCCTCTACTGGAACAATCACCATCATCTGTTCCAGCTCAACCCGCGCATCGACGGGCGGGTGCTGTGGGCCAATCTTTTCCTGCTCTTCTGGCTCAGCCTGGTCCCGTTCGTCATCCGATGGCTGGACGAGAGCGCCTGGTCGACCGGAGCGACGGCGGCCTATGGCATGGTGCTGGGCGCGGCGGCGATCGGCTATTTCCTGACCGAACGGGCGATCATCGCCTGCAATGGCGCAGGCTCCAAGCTCGCCCGCGCGCTCGGCATGGACTGGAAGGGGTGGGGAACGCTGGCCATCTATGGCTCAGCTATTCCCCTGAGCTTCGTCAGCCGCTGGCTGGCGGTCGCGCTCTATGTGCTGGTCGTCGCGCTCTGGTTCGTGCCAGACCGGCGGTTCGCGCGGGTCGCGCTGCCCTGA
- a CDS encoding MFS transporter, whose product MKINPPLLALATGAFGIGVTEFAPMGLLPVIATDLGVSIPAAGLLISAYAIGVMLGAPLMTLTTGRLPRRTLLIGLAAIFTIGNLIAALSSSYAMLLFARIITSLNHGAFFGVGSIVAASLVPPQRQAGAVAAMFMGLTIANVVGVPLATWAGEVMGWRAAFWGIAALGVLTIAALRLTLPDMPAPTEGDARSELRVLMRGPVLAALGLTVVGASAMFTVFTYITPILRDQTHGSIGFVTAMLVLYGVGLTIGNWLGGRFADRSVDRTLIVTLAALTAILIAFAFAMPFAGPTAVLIFLWGIASFALVPPLQVRVMSAAADAPNLASSMNIGAFNLGNAIGAALGGAVIAAGLSLPFVAIAGAGASSLGLIALLLSRRSGAPRAATA is encoded by the coding sequence ATGAAGATCAATCCACCGCTGCTCGCGCTGGCGACCGGTGCCTTTGGCATCGGCGTCACCGAATTTGCGCCGATGGGCCTGTTGCCCGTCATCGCCACCGACCTTGGCGTCTCCATCCCCGCCGCCGGCCTGCTCATCAGCGCCTATGCGATCGGCGTCATGCTGGGCGCGCCGCTGATGACGCTGACCACCGGGCGCTTGCCGCGCCGCACCCTGCTGATCGGCCTCGCCGCCATCTTCACCATCGGCAATCTGATCGCGGCGCTCTCCAGCAGCTATGCGATGCTGCTGTTCGCGCGCATCATCACCTCGCTCAACCATGGCGCCTTCTTCGGTGTCGGATCGATCGTCGCCGCCAGCCTGGTTCCGCCCCAGCGGCAGGCGGGCGCGGTCGCCGCCATGTTCATGGGGCTGACCATCGCCAATGTCGTCGGCGTGCCGCTGGCGACCTGGGCGGGTGAAGTCATGGGCTGGCGTGCGGCCTTCTGGGGCATTGCGGCGCTGGGCGTGCTCACCATCGCGGCATTGCGCCTGACCCTGCCCGACATGCCGGCCCCGACCGAGGGCGATGCGCGATCCGAACTGCGCGTGCTGATGCGCGGGCCGGTGCTCGCCGCGCTCGGCCTCACCGTGGTTGGCGCCAGCGCGATGTTCACCGTCTTCACCTATATCACGCCGATCCTGCGCGATCAGACCCATGGCTCGATCGGCTTCGTGACCGCGATGCTGGTCCTCTATGGCGTGGGCCTCACCATCGGCAACTGGCTGGGCGGGCGCTTTGCCGATCGGTCGGTCGACAGGACGCTGATCGTGACGCTCGCTGCGCTGACGGCGATCCTCATCGCCTTCGCCTTTGCCATGCCCTTTGCCGGGCCGACGGCGGTGCTGATCTTCCTGTGGGGGATTGCCAGCTTCGCGCTGGTGCCGCCGCTGCAGGTGCGGGTGATGAGCGCTGCGGCTGATGCGCCCAATCTGGCGTCCTCGATGAACATCGGCGCCTTCAACCTCGGCAATGCGATCGGCGCGGCGCTGGGGGGCGCGGTGATTGCCGCCGGCCTCAGCCTGCCGTTCGTCGCGATCGCCGGGGCGGGGGCTTCGAGCCTTGGGCTGATTGCGCTGCTGCTCAGCCGCCGCAGCGGCGCGCCGCGTGCCGCCACCGCCTGA
- a CDS encoding helix-turn-helix domain-containing protein has product MSDIASPNPRPNLPHRLDAAQLLDLLTRAQTLLHRDPNRAELCLDQLRDLLRQGTDADGGAAMLARRPDSHCPPSTGGLAGWQLRKVTAYVEARLGRTLVTEELALVASLSPGHFCRAFKVSMGETPHAYVIRQRIRRAQRLMLETGHSLSDIASACGLTDQAHLTRLFKRLVGTTPLSWRRTWQGSPLAAQA; this is encoded by the coding sequence ATGTCGGATATCGCCAGTCCCAACCCGCGCCCCAACCTGCCGCACCGGCTCGACGCTGCGCAGCTTCTGGACCTGCTGACGCGGGCGCAGACGCTGCTGCATCGCGACCCCAACCGGGCGGAGTTGTGCCTCGATCAACTGCGCGACCTGCTGCGGCAGGGCACGGACGCGGACGGCGGCGCCGCCATGCTGGCCCGGCGTCCCGACAGCCATTGCCCGCCGTCGACCGGCGGGCTGGCCGGCTGGCAATTGCGCAAGGTGACCGCCTATGTCGAGGCGCGGCTGGGCCGCACGCTGGTGACGGAGGAACTGGCGCTGGTGGCGAGCCTGAGCCCCGGTCATTTCTGCCGCGCGTTCAAGGTCAGCATGGGCGAGACGCCCCATGCCTATGTCATCCGCCAGCGCATCCGCCGGGCACAGCGGCTGATGCTGGAAACCGGCCACAGCCTGTCGGATATCGCCAGCGCCTGCGGCCTGACCGACCAGGCGCATCTGACCCGGCTGTTCAAGCGGCTGGTCGGCACCACGCCGCTGTCCTGGCGCCGGACCTGGCAGGGATCGCCATTGGCGGCACAGGCATGA
- a CDS encoding alginate export family protein, whose protein sequence is MCKKSVCLALSLCACPPLAAQTREAWQAPTLSITRYDEDWSDLADAQKRGHHWTGQFKYIPLGDDVWLSTGIELRLRNENYANNLWGGADAPDDSYLWARAMPYADLHVGAPDRLHARAFVQPIMSYAVGVAPSASPIDQSRLDLLQGFAEVGAGPVTLRGGRQMVSLGTERLVGTRYGPNTPLAFDGVRGNLSLGDGRALDLFLLNPVQPGPASFDDRTSDTRRLWGAYATLPDLDLYYLGYRNRAARFGGLTGREERHSLGLRSHGARGDWHWNVEGVYQFGHYDGQRISAWTIGTEVGRTLSGLPLSPDATLRFNIVSGDRDSEDDRLGTFNALFPKGKYFGELSPVGPTNIVSLNPRISAPLGDGFSASIAGMAYWRYARNDGVYDIPGNLIRAAGDSRARFIGKEVEATLAWQATAELELSTSLSFFAPGAFIRETGPAQTIAMTGLEANFRF, encoded by the coding sequence GTGTGTAAAAAATCAGTCTGCCTTGCCCTCTCGCTCTGCGCTTGCCCGCCGCTGGCCGCGCAGACGCGGGAGGCCTGGCAGGCGCCGACCCTGTCGATCACCCGCTATGACGAGGATTGGTCGGATCTGGCGGATGCGCAAAAGCGCGGCCATCACTGGACGGGGCAGTTCAAATATATCCCGCTGGGCGACGATGTCTGGCTGTCCACCGGCATCGAGCTACGGCTGCGCAACGAAAATTATGCCAATAATCTCTGGGGCGGCGCCGATGCGCCCGACGACAGCTATCTCTGGGCGCGGGCCATGCCCTATGCCGACCTGCATGTCGGCGCGCCGGACCGGCTCCATGCCCGTGCCTTTGTCCAGCCGATCATGAGCTATGCGGTCGGTGTTGCGCCCTCGGCCAGCCCGATCGACCAGAGCCGGCTCGACCTACTTCAGGGCTTTGCCGAAGTCGGCGCCGGCCCCGTCACCCTGCGCGGCGGGCGCCAGATGGTTTCGCTCGGCACCGAAAGGCTGGTCGGCACCCGCTATGGCCCCAACACCCCGCTGGCCTTCGACGGCGTGCGCGGCAACCTGTCCCTGGGCGACGGCCGCGCGCTCGACCTGTTCCTGCTCAATCCGGTGCAGCCCGGCCCCGCCAGTTTCGACGATCGCACGTCCGACACCCGCAGGCTATGGGGCGCCTATGCGACGCTGCCGGACCTCGACCTCTATTATCTGGGCTATCGCAACCGCGCCGCGCGCTTCGGCGGGCTGACCGGGCGGGAGGAGCGCCACAGTCTCGGCCTGCGTTCGCATGGGGCACGGGGCGACTGGCACTGGAATGTCGAGGGCGTCTATCAGTTCGGCCATTATGACGGGCAGCGGATTTCCGCCTGGACGATCGGCACCGAAGTCGGTCGCACGCTTTCCGGCCTGCCGCTGTCGCCCGACGCCACGCTCCGCTTCAACATCGTGAGCGGCGATCGTGACAGCGAAGATGACAGGCTGGGCACGTTCAACGCGCTCTTCCCCAAGGGCAAATATTTCGGCGAACTCTCGCCCGTCGGGCCGACCAACATCGTCAGCCTCAATCCCCGGATCAGCGCCCCGCTGGGCGACGGCTTTTCCGCCAGCATCGCCGGCATGGCCTATTGGCGCTACGCCCGCAATGACGGCGTTTACGACATTCCCGGCAACCTGATCCGCGCCGCCGGCGACAGCCGCGCCCGCTTCATCGGCAAGGAGGTGGAGGCGACGCTGGCCTGGCAGGCGACGGCAGAGCTGGAACTGTCAACTTCGCTGTCATTTTTCGCGCCGGGCGCCTTCATCCGCGAGACCGGCCCGGCCCAGACCATCGCCATGACCGGCCTTGAAGCCAATTTCCGTTTCTAG